The following proteins are encoded in a genomic region of Dyadobacter sp. UC 10:
- a CDS encoding endonuclease/exonuclease/phosphatase family protein codes for MVASQPRRAVEVKVMSFNIRHGLNMEEESNLLDILRIISDHKPDLIALQAVDSLIDNGKTQFQLRQIAVQTGMHYLYGEADRSENGSQGVGILSKWPFENSQTIQLPTTQGADPKVLLCGLVNPVRGLTFRMCNSRLEYASMMDRALQAAYINQMLVNSIQPVLIGMDMGARPNEQPYFSFRRNWQDAAQGSQLQTWNEGLPGDRLDYIFALLNNKVRIKNYKVLRNYPGVSDHYPILATIEFW; via the coding sequence TTGGTCGCGTCGCAACCGCGCCGTGCGGTGGAAGTGAAGGTAATGAGCTTCAATATCAGGCACGGGCTGAATATGGAGGAGGAATCTAACCTGCTGGATATTTTAAGAATTATATCAGACCACAAACCAGACCTGATCGCGTTACAAGCAGTTGATAGCCTGATAGATAACGGAAAAACGCAGTTTCAGCTCCGGCAGATTGCAGTGCAAACCGGAATGCACTATTTGTACGGAGAGGCCGACAGGTCTGAAAATGGGTCGCAGGGGGTGGGGATATTATCAAAATGGCCCTTCGAAAATTCCCAGACGATCCAGTTGCCGACCACGCAGGGCGCAGATCCGAAAGTGTTGTTGTGCGGCCTGGTCAATCCGGTCCGCGGGCTGACATTCCGGATGTGTAATTCCAGACTGGAATACGCGTCAATGATGGACAGGGCATTGCAGGCGGCTTATATCAATCAAATGCTCGTCAACAGCATTCAGCCCGTACTGATCGGAATGGATATGGGGGCGAGGCCCAACGAGCAACCTTATTTTTCGTTTCGCAGAAACTGGCAGGACGCAGCACAGGGGTCGCAATTGCAGACCTGGAATGAGGGACTTCCGGGCGACAGGCTCGATTACATTTTTGCATTGCTTAATAACAAAGTGCGCATAAAGAACTATAAGGTCCTGCGAAACTATCCCGGCGTGTCCGACCACTATCCCATACTTGCCACCATTGAATTTTGGTAA
- a CDS encoding L-rhamnose mutarotase, which translates to MKRYCLAVDLVNDPEMIKEYEAYHKQIRAEIEKSIREAGITVMDIYRLGDRLFMIMETEDDFSFEKKAEMDAANEKVQEWEQLMWNYQKALPGAKPGEKWVLMNQIFALPEEKNGL; encoded by the coding sequence ATGAAAAGATATTGTCTCGCAGTCGATCTGGTCAATGATCCTGAAATGATCAAAGAATATGAAGCTTATCACAAACAGATCAGGGCGGAGATCGAAAAGAGTATCAGGGAAGCAGGTATCACTGTTATGGATATTTACCGGCTCGGCGACAGGCTTTTCATGATCATGGAAACCGAAGACGATTTCAGTTTCGAGAAGAAAGCAGAGATGGATGCGGCGAACGAAAAAGTGCAGGAATGGGAGCAGCTGATGTGGAACTACCAAAAAGCATTGCCCGGAGCCAAACCCGGCGAGAAGTGGGTGTTGATGAACCAGATATTTGCCCTCCCCGAAGAGAAAAACGGATTGTGA
- a CDS encoding amidohydrolase family protein, which translates to MTIDSHQHFWVFDEERDSWITPDMQAIRRDFLPEDLQPVLKANGVGGCVAVQASSTDSETEFLLQLAEANDIVKGVVGWVDLFSPDLYEKLERYSQFEKLKGFRHVAQGQPEGFLLQPEFIKGVGQLVAFDFTYDILIYQNQLKEAFNFAVKLPNVHFVLDHIAKPLIKNGEIKPWADDIRQLAELPNMSCKISGMVTEADWQNWEKADFRPYLDVVFEAFGTERLMFGSDWPVCLVAAEYEGTKGILTDYLSMFSDSETRQVMGKNAIDFYNLDI; encoded by the coding sequence ATGACAATCGACAGCCACCAGCATTTCTGGGTATTTGATGAGGAGCGGGATTCGTGGATCACGCCGGACATGCAGGCGATCAGACGGGATTTTTTACCGGAAGATCTGCAACCAGTATTGAAAGCCAATGGGGTAGGCGGTTGTGTAGCGGTTCAGGCTTCTTCAACGGATTCGGAGACTGAATTTTTGCTGCAACTTGCCGAAGCAAATGATATTGTCAAAGGTGTCGTAGGCTGGGTAGATTTGTTTTCCCCGGATCTCTACGAAAAGCTTGAACGGTATTCCCAGTTTGAGAAGCTAAAAGGATTTCGCCACGTGGCGCAGGGCCAGCCCGAAGGTTTTTTACTGCAACCTGAATTTATAAAAGGAGTTGGCCAGCTGGTAGCATTCGATTTTACCTACGATATTCTGATCTACCAGAATCAACTCAAAGAAGCATTCAATTTCGCCGTCAAGCTGCCGAATGTGCATTTTGTACTGGACCATATTGCCAAACCGCTGATTAAAAACGGTGAAATCAAGCCTTGGGCCGACGATATCCGTCAACTGGCAGAGCTTCCGAATATGAGCTGTAAAATATCAGGAATGGTCACAGAGGCCGATTGGCAGAATTGGGAAAAGGCCGATTTCAGACCCTACCTCGACGTGGTATTTGAAGCATTTGGTACGGAAAGACTGATGTTTGGTTCCGACTGGCCGGTTTGCCTGGTAGCCGCCGAGTATGAAGGTACCAAAGGTATTTTAACAGACTACCTGAGTATGTTCTCAGATTCGGAAACACGGCAGGTAATGGGAAAGAATGCCATCGATTTTTACAACCTCGATATTTAA